TTGGCGCGATCTACTTTAACCGTCAACGTCGGATAATCGAGCACCTGCGCGATCCGCACGTCGGTCAGGCCCGGAATAAGCTGCATCGCGTCCTGCAGCATGCGGCCGTAATCATAATTTTGATCGAGGTTTTGTCCGGAAATCTGCGCGTCGATCGGCGCCGAGAGGCCGAAATTCAAAACCTGGCTCACGATATCGGGCGCCTGAAAATAAACCTCGACGCCTGGGAAATCTCGCTCCACCATCCGCCGAATCTGATTCTGATAACCGAAGATCGAATGATGCTTGGGCTTGAGCGAAATCAGAATATCCGCATCCTGCGGCCCGGTACTGTCGGTCTGATAGAAGGCCAGCACGTAAGCGAAGGTGGGCAGCCCGATATTGTCGCTGATCTGATCGAGTTCGCCCGGCGGCACGATCCGGCGCACGGCCCGCTCGAGCTGATCGACGACCACTTCCGTCTGCTCGACGCGGGTTCCCGAGGGCGCCCGCAGATGCATCTTCATCATGCCGGCGTCGACGCGCGGGAAGAAATCCTCGCCGACCGTGGAAAACAGGATCAGTGACAAGCCCACCACGATCGCTGCGCACACCAGCGAGAAGGTCCGCCGCGCGATGAACATGCCGAGCAGATCGCGATAGCCGTCGGCGAAACGCTCGAAGCCGCGCTCGAAACTCGCGGCAAAGCGCGACCACCGCCCGCTCACCGCCCGCTCCGCATGATTCTCGGGGATCAGGTAGCGCGTCATCGAAGGCACCAGCGTGCGCGACAGCAGATACGACGTCAGCATCGCGTAGACCACCGCCAGCGCGAGCGGCGTGAAGAGAAAGCGCGCGACTCCGTAGAGCAGCACCACCGGAAAAAATACGATGCAGATCGCCAGCGTGCCGATGAAGGCCGGCGAGGCGATTTCGCGTGAACTGTCGAGGATCGCCACCAGTAGCGGTTTGTGCATCGCGTGATGGCGATGGATGTTCTCGATCTCGACTGTCGCGTCGTCCACCAGCATCCCGACCGCCAGCGCCAGCCCGCCCAGCGTCATGATGTTGATCGATTGTCCCGAGAGCTTGAGCCCGACGATCGCGGTCAAAATCGACAACGGGATCGACAGTACGACGATAAACATGCTGCGCGGCGAGCCCAAAAATATCAAGATCATCAGGGCGACCAGCGCGGCCGCCAGGGTCGCCTCGCGGACGACTCCCCACAGCGCCGCGCGCACAAACACCGATTGGTCGAACGCGAGCTTGAGCTTCATCCCCTTGGGCGCGGTCTCGAGGATCAGCGGAATCATATTGCGCACGCTATCGATCACGCTGAGCGTCGAGGCCGCCGCGTGCTTGAAGATCGGCAGGTAGGTGGCGCGCTTGCCGTCGATGCGGACGACGTTGGTCTGCACCAGGTGCGAATCGGTTACCGGCGCGACATCGCCGAGCAGCACCGGCGTGCCGTTGACGACCTTGAGCGGCAACTGGTCAAAGCTCGCCACCTTATCCGGGCTGCCATTTAACTCGACCCGGTACTCGCGATTACCGATCTTGACTGAACCCGCCGGAATAATCACGTTCGTCGCGTTCAGCGCATTGCCGACGTCCTGCGCCGACAGCCCGTTGGCGTAAAGCTGCGCCGGATGCAGGTTCACCATGATTGCGCGATTGCGCCCGCCAAAGGGCGACGGCACCGAGATGCCCGCGATACTGTAGAGCCGCACGCGAATAAAATTGAGGCCGTAATCGAAGAGCTTTTGCTCCGACAGCGTCTCGCTCGAGACATTAAGCTGAGCCACCGGCACATTGGCGGCGTTGTAATCGACGATATTCGGCGCCTGCATCCCCGGCGGGAAAATCTGCAGCAGCGATTGCGACAGCGCCGCCATCTGGGCGATGCCGGAGGCGGTCGTGTTGCCCGGATGGAAATAGACCTTGATCAGGCCCACCCCCGCGATCGACTCCGACTCCATGTGCTCAATATCGTTGACCACGCTCGCGGTGGCGCGCTCGCTGATGATCACGACGCGCCGCTCCATGTCAATCGCCGAGAGGCCCGGGTAGCCCCAGACCATAATCACAACCGGCATATCGATCGCGGGAAAGATGTCCACATTCATTCGCGTGAAGGACAGACCGCCCAGCACGGTCATCAGCAGCACCATCACTGCGACTGACAGGGGGCGGCGGAGCCCAAAACGGACGATCCACATATCGGAACTACTACTTCTCGACTACTTACGGATGCGGACCCGCCGCACGACTCGATAAGGAAGCGGATCGGTCGGCCTAAAATAGGCCAGCTTCAACGCCTCGGCAAGTTCCCGGAATCTGTTCAGTACCTATCGAAATAATCTTTCTGAGAAACTTCAGTAGCCGTAACGCTCGGTCAGAATTGGTCGGATTAGAGTATTATGTTGTAATTTCGCTTTTATTTCGTCACGAAGCTGGCAATAGACATTCCGTGACCGCCTTTGGGATGAGCTTTCTCTTGACCTGTTACTGGACAAAGTGGAAAGTAGTGGGGTCTGGCGGAGAAAAGTGGTGCTCAGTGGAAGACATGACCTTGCTTTGGACGAAAAAGGGCGGATCACTCTTCCGGTCAGGTTTCGCGACGTATTTAGGTCCGATGACCACAACTTTCCTTATATCACAAATCATCTTTACGCGCACGAGCGCTGTCTGGCCTTGTACTCGCACAGCGAATGGATGCGGCTGATTGACCGCGTCGAGAATAAGGAGCGTTTCGATCCCGACGTCCAACGCTTTCGGATTTTCTATATCGGCGGTGCGCATGAGGTCGAGTTGGACAAGCAGGGGCGGATTTTAATTCCGCCGGATTTGCGCGAGTTTGCGCGGTTGGATCGCGAGGTGACGTTCACGGGCCAGCTCGATCATTTCGCGCTGTGGGATCGGGCGGCGCTGCGACGCGTGCTGCAACAGACGGAAGAAGAGTTGATCAGTAACCCGGGGATGTTCAGCAAGTTGGGTTTGTAGTCGGTGCAGTTGCAAGAGGCAAAGGTTTTGAGCGCGGCGGGTCCCGAGCATGTGGCGGTGATGGTGGCGGAGGTGGTGGGACTCGTGCGCGCTTGTAATCCGCTGGTCGTGGTCGACGCGACGGTGGGGACGGGCGGCCATGCCGAGGCGCTTTTGGAAGCGACCGGAGCTCATCTGATAGGCCTCGATCGGGATTGCGGCGCGCTGCAGGTTGCGGCGCGCCGCCTCGAGCGTTTCGGTGCGCGCGCGAGTCTCCATCGGGGCAATTTCGCTGAGTTGTCGGCGATCCTCGATCATGTCGGGACGCCGGCGGTCGGCGCGATCGTCGCCGACCTCGGGATGAGCAGTTTTGCTCTGAACGATCCCGCGCGTGGTTTCAGCTTTGCTGCGGAGGGACCGCTTGACATGCGGATGGACGATCGCCAGCCGCTGCGCGCCTATGACCTGGTGAACGAAGAGAGCGAGGATGAAATCGCCCGCTTGATCCAGACTTACGGCGAGGAGCGTCATGCGCGGCGGATTGCGCGGGCGCTCGTCGCGGCGCGACGGCGGCGGCCGCTCGAAACCACCGGGGAGCTGCGCGCCGCGATCGAAGGGGTGATGGGCGGGCGACGGCACGGCGGGATCAATCCGGCGACGCGAACTTTTCAGGCCTTGCGCATCGCCGTCAACGACGAGAGCGCGAACCTGACGGCGCTGCTCGCAGCGGGGCCGGCGCGCCTGACCGCGGGCGGCCGCATGATCGTAATGGCCTATCACTCGCTGGAGGATCGGCCGGTCAAGCAGCGTTTTCGCGAACTCGCCGGCGCGGCCGGCTTCGCACTGATCACACGGCGGGCGGTGCGTCCGGCCGCGGCAGAGATCGCGCGCAATCGGCGCGCGCGGAGCGCACGCTTACGATGCCTCGAGAAAACGCTCGGCTGAAACGACGGCCGCCGCTGACGGTCAAGGCGTCGCGCTGGTGGCCGGCGATTCTGGGACTCGCGGCGGTGGTCGCGGGCTTCGCCGCGCTGATGGCGCGGCTCGAAGTGACGCAGGAAGGGCTGCGGCTTTCGGCCCTGCGTGACGAACAGCGGGACCTGGAAGAACGCAACCGGCGCCTGCGGCTGGAGGTAGCGGAACTCGGGTCACACGAGCGGCTGCGCGCGATCGCCGCGCAGGACGGACTGGGGCCGCCGGCGGCCGGTCACGTCACGACGATGCCATGAATGCGGTGTTCAAACAGCGGCGCGCGCGGATTGGCGTCCTGACGGCGGCACTCGGGGCGATGCTCGCGGTGGTCGCCGTCCGCCTCATGATGCTGGTTTTGATCGACGGGCCGCGGTTGGCCTCGATGGCGACGAACGAGCAGAGCGGAGAACTCGAGCTGGCCGCCGTGCGCGGCGATATCGTCGATCGCAACGGCAGACTGCTGGCCTCGATGCAGCCCTGCCGCTCGGCGTACGTACGGCCGCGCCAGCTGCTGGAAAAGAGCACGAGCGCAGAGCGCGCGCGCCTGGCCGCGGCGCTTGGAGTGGATGCCGACGCCCTGGAAGCGCGGCTCAAGAGTCCGGCGCCGTTTGTATGGCTGTCGCGCCGTTTAGAGAGCGCGCAGGCCGATGAAATCGAAGGACTCCATCTTGCGGGCGTCAGTTTAGCGCCCGAGAACGTAAGGGCTTATCCGGAGGGTTCCCTGGCCGCGGCGGTGGTTGGTCAGGCGGGGCTGGACGGTCAGGGGCTCTCCGGCCTCGAACTCCAATACGATCGGGTGGTGCGCGGCGAGGCCGTTAAGCTGCGCTTCTACCACGATGCGCATAACCATCCGATCTTTGATTCGCCGGTTGAGCTCAGCAGCGCGCGGCCCGGCGCGCGCCTGGAGTTGACGATCGACGCTGCTATCCAAGCCGATGCGGAGAACTCGCTGCGAGCAGAGGTGCGCAGCAGTGGCGCGCGTCACGGCACCGCGATCGTGCTCGACCCTTTTACCGGCGAAGTGCTCGCGCTGGCCGGCGCGAGCGCCGATCCCGCGCGTGATGGTGAGCGGCTCCACGACGCCGCGGTCGAGGACGCCTTCGAGCCGGGCTCGACTGTGAAGGGACTGCTCGGCGCGATTGCGCTTGACGATCATGCCATCGACACGCGGCAGCAGTTCTACTGCGAGAACGGGGCATGGCAGTTCGGCGGCAAGACGATTCATGACGACAGTCCCCATGGCTGGCTGGATCTC
The Candidatus Binataceae bacterium genome window above contains:
- a CDS encoding efflux RND transporter permease subunit, whose protein sequence is MWIVRFGLRRPLSVAVMVLLMTVLGGLSFTRMNVDIFPAIDMPVVIMVWGYPGLSAIDMERRVVIISERATASVVNDIEHMESESIAGVGLIKVYFHPGNTTASGIAQMAALSQSLLQIFPPGMQAPNIVDYNAANVPVAQLNVSSETLSEQKLFDYGLNFIRVRLYSIAGISVPSPFGGRNRAIMVNLHPAQLYANGLSAQDVGNALNATNVIIPAGSVKIGNREYRVELNGSPDKVASFDQLPLKVVNGTPVLLGDVAPVTDSHLVQTNVVRIDGKRATYLPIFKHAAASTLSVIDSVRNMIPLILETAPKGMKLKLAFDQSVFVRAALWGVVREATLAAALVALMILIFLGSPRSMFIVVLSIPLSILTAIVGLKLSGQSINIMTLGGLALAVGMLVDDATVEIENIHRHHAMHKPLLVAILDSSREIASPAFIGTLAICIVFFPVVLLYGVARFLFTPLALAVVYAMLTSYLLSRTLVPSMTRYLIPENHAERAVSGRWSRFAASFERGFERFADGYRDLLGMFIARRTFSLVCAAIVVGLSLILFSTVGEDFFPRVDAGMMKMHLRAPSGTRVEQTEVVVDQLERAVRRIVPPGELDQISDNIGLPTFAYVLAFYQTDSTGPQDADILISLKPKHHSIFGYQNQIRRMVERDFPGVEVYFQAPDIVSQVLNFGLSAPIDAQISGQNLDQNYDYGRMLQDAMQLIPGLTDVRIAQVLDYPTLTVKVDRAKALELGIDQRSLASSLLTSLATNAIIAPNYFLDTKNGVNYSVLEQVPQHLIDSVQALGATPLTPANLDGAAVTPQLLANVATVRQGVEPAIVNHYDVQRVIDVDAGVEGRDLGGASTAVQSAINRLGQLPPGMRIIIRGQSQAMHESFGSLGLGIIVAIILVYVLMVANFQSWLEPFVIMLAVPGTIAGVLWMLTLTGTTINVESLMGMIMAVGVGVANGNLIIIFANELREQGYSPVAAAVMAGRTRLRPVIMTALAMILGMLPMALALGEGGEQNAPLGRAVIGGLIVATLMTLFVVPAVYSIFGRNVKGKHQRDAEIEAITMPGA
- the mraZ gene encoding division/cell wall cluster transcriptional repressor MraZ: MLSGRHDLALDEKGRITLPVRFRDVFRSDDHNFPYITNHLYAHERCLALYSHSEWMRLIDRVENKERFDPDVQRFRIFYIGGAHEVELDKQGRILIPPDLREFARLDREVTFTGQLDHFALWDRAALRRVLQQTEEELISNPGMFSKLGL
- the rsmH gene encoding 16S rRNA (cytosine(1402)-N(4))-methyltransferase RsmH, which encodes MSAAGPEHVAVMVAEVVGLVRACNPLVVVDATVGTGGHAEALLEATGAHLIGLDRDCGALQVAARRLERFGARASLHRGNFAELSAILDHVGTPAVGAIVADLGMSSFALNDPARGFSFAAEGPLDMRMDDRQPLRAYDLVNEESEDEIARLIQTYGEERHARRIARALVAARRRRPLETTGELRAAIEGVMGGRRHGGINPATRTFQALRIAVNDESANLTALLAAGPARLTAGGRMIVMAYHSLEDRPVKQRFRELAGAAGFALITRRAVRPAAAEIARNRRARSARLRCLEKTLG